Proteins encoded by one window of Helicobacter pylori:
- the ruvA gene encoding Holliday junction branch migration protein RuvA encodes MIVGLIGVVEKISALEAHIEVQGVVYGVQVSMRTAALLQAGQKARLKILQVIKEDAHLLYGFLEESEKILFERLLKINGVGGRIALAILSSFSPNEFENIIATKEVKRLQQVPGIGKKLADKIMVDLIGFFIQDENRPARNEVFLALESLGFKSTEINQVLKTLKPNLSIEVAIKEALQQLRS; translated from the coding sequence ATGATAGTGGGTTTGATAGGGGTTGTGGAAAAAATCTCCGCTTTAGAAGCGCATATAGAAGTGCAAGGGGTTGTTTATGGGGTGCAAGTTTCTATGCGAACGGCTGCCTTGCTTCAAGCGGGCCAAAAAGCGCGTTTGAAAATCTTACAAGTGATTAAAGAAGATGCGCATCTTTTATACGGGTTTTTAGAAGAGAGCGAAAAAATCCTTTTTGAAAGGCTTTTAAAAATCAATGGGGTAGGGGGGCGTATCGCTTTAGCCATTCTTTCAAGCTTTTCGCCGAATGAATTTGAAAACATTATCGCCACCAAAGAAGTCAAAAGACTCCAGCAAGTCCCAGGTATAGGCAAAAAGCTCGCTGATAAGATCATGGTGGATTTGATTGGCTTTTTCATTCAAGATGAAAACAGACCCGCACGCAATGAAGTCTTTTTAGCCCTAGAGAGTTTGGGCTTTAAAAGCACCGAAATCAACCAAGTCTTAAAAACCCTAAAACCCAATCTCAGCATAGAAGTAGCGATTAAAGAAGCCTTACAACAACTGCGCTCTTAA
- a CDS encoding FapA family protein has translation MSLERFAPIKVERCKDIQKELKKAAAENKLQTEDLWFEILKTSIFIKNSAKDDFSEAFGGELQQLEEDEYYEKKELTLYQTHDIKIKSNAYKRFFEVGVDEHWSKIEIVLDECFIVLDTEEHYQEMFGYIKERLAFQGVVFRHLSQMYENLKTELRKYKKEAQNKRFILYASSTFIPNIEEQSHFLLEEEYLPTHIIPLSDQEESFVKENDYIAKENQKVACVNYPKQGRDGRNLKGLYIELSKVANSPTPIGHDKNAFEEREENNALVYYSKALQRVKMEKGRLVSKQNFIFKNGIKSIETPNLLGGVESGLVLEIQAKDELSDAIDSNLILEASAINIKGNVGKNVILVAKEITIEGQIHPESYVYANKARITNHKGVCYAKEFECKYLERAKVYANSVKVEASAGSVVYAKEIALEKLKSDNKLYFSKQCWIDEVDGNGNRFIFYAFGGRENQEELKIAKQKLNALGLKSKKIIAQHQSLNHLVKNHQAIMEKLKNATEEIKRSLIQQESVKDAYSEFMFALKRLKILKAQMLELQKINNECYAKLISIENSFQHASITTKNPFKQENIVIYHRNYPKVSNSTAMLSHNESVDVIYEDHKIKKIPKSAIKG, from the coding sequence AAATTACAAACAGAAGATCTATGGTTTGAGATTTTAAAAACTTCTATTTTTATCAAAAACAGCGCTAAAGACGATTTTAGTGAGGCTTTTGGTGGGGAATTGCAACAATTAGAAGAAGATGAATACTATGAAAAAAAAGAGCTAACCCTTTATCAAACCCACGACATTAAAATCAAATCAAACGCTTATAAGCGCTTTTTTGAGGTGGGAGTGGATGAACATTGGAGTAAAATAGAAATCGTTTTAGACGAGTGTTTTATTGTCCTAGACACTGAAGAGCATTACCAAGAAATGTTTGGATATATTAAAGAGCGTTTAGCCTTTCAAGGCGTGGTGTTTCGCCACCTTTCACAAATGTATGAAAATTTAAAAACAGAGTTAAGAAAATATAAAAAAGAAGCCCAAAACAAGCGCTTTATTTTATACGCTTCTTCAACCTTTATCCCTAATATAGAAGAACAATCCCATTTTTTATTAGAAGAAGAATACCTTCCAACGCACATTATTCCCTTAAGCGATCAAGAAGAATCGTTTGTTAAAGAAAATGATTATATCGCTAAAGAAAATCAAAAAGTCGCTTGCGTGAATTACCCCAAACAAGGCAGAGATGGCCGTAACCTTAAGGGTCTTTATATTGAATTATCTAAAGTTGCCAATTCGCCCACCCCTATAGGGCATGACAAAAACGCTTTTGAAGAAAGAGAAGAAAATAACGCTTTAGTGTATTACTCCAAAGCCTTACAAAGGGTTAAAATGGAAAAAGGGCGTTTGGTTTCTAAGCAAAATTTTATTTTTAAAAACGGGATCAAATCCATTGAAACGCCCAATCTTTTAGGGGGAGTGGAGAGCGGGTTGGTTTTAGAGATTCAAGCTAAAGATGAATTGAGCGATGCGATTGATTCTAACCTCATTTTAGAAGCGAGCGCGATTAACATTAAGGGCAATGTGGGCAAGAATGTGATCTTAGTGGCTAAAGAAATCACTATAGAGGGGCAAATCCACCCTGAAAGCTATGTCTATGCCAATAAAGCGCGTATCACTAACCATAAGGGCGTGTGCTACGCTAAAGAGTTTGAGTGCAAGTATTTAGAGCGCGCTAAGGTGTATGCCAATAGCGTTAAAGTGGAAGCGAGCGCGGGGAGCGTGGTTTATGCGAAAGAAATCGCTTTAGAAAAGCTCAAAAGCGATAACAAGCTGTATTTTTCCAAGCAATGTTGGATTGATGAGGTGGATGGTAATGGCAACCGCTTTATTTTTTACGCTTTTGGGGGGCGAGAAAACCAAGAAGAATTAAAGATCGCCAAACAAAAACTCAATGCGTTAGGGTTAAAATCCAAAAAAATCATCGCTCAGCACCAGTCCTTAAACCATTTAGTCAAAAACCATCAAGCCATCATGGAAAAGCTTAAAAACGCCACTGAAGAAATCAAACGCTCTTTAATACAGCAAGAAAGCGTGAAAGACGCTTATAGCGAGTTTATGTTTGCTTTAAAGCGTTTGAAAATCTTAAAAGCTCAAATGTTAGAATTGCAAAAAATCAATAACGAATGTTACGCTAAACTCATCAGCATAGAAAACAGCTTCCAGCATGCAAGCATTACGACTAAAAACCCTTTCAAGCAAGAAAATATCGTGATTTACCATCGCAATTACCCTAAAGTGAGCAATTCAACCGCCATGTTAAGCCATAATGAAAGCGTGGATGTGATCTATGAAGACCATAAAATCAAAAAAATCCCTAAAAGCGCTATAAAAGGCTAA